The Platichthys flesus chromosome 10, fPlaFle2.1, whole genome shotgun sequence genome includes a window with the following:
- the LOC133962068 gene encoding thrombospondin-type laminin G domain and EAR repeat-containing protein-like, which translates to MSSLTFLQLLLLGLRVINAADTWRHCTDLLPLDLLSFVLERDTSRLVPGVHMKQAGGVRGIHFSSPHSSMSFPSSQLLANCDLFPKDFSIVGTVKVPHIAQKRNEYIFSMSMPKTEEKRAVTEKQNILESTNKRSIRESGEEKKKKKKKNKKEERQFQSNEERGQIILGLRISRKSLHFLFKGHGGIVEHWVFRGTELADNQWHTLVLTVTSQHVRLSVDCNPPLEIVPTRPFPSDVNIQGSRFHIGSRGRWKGLFSGLLRQLVLVPGSDATHQICPSSNPQLATLSVPPLLLDLPITGKERDSHLTSSDMEERVSVGLERSCSEILQGQLWFNPLKKGLYLCDGSVWVTVLEDHKRLDYVLEHQVLTTSSETHDIEVFRLPGIGLMAAMAQRSKASGSAVYLWTHSGFKVYQNISTHEALAWRHFNIGKKIFLVVSNSGEEMDKRFNKESGTDFSVIYKWSKKRKQFVRFQSLQTYSARDWEAFAIKQHTYLAVANHRQGNNNHTIDSVIYKWNRLTKAFEVHQTLTTLGAYDWEFFTVGPYHFLVVANAFDGVTTAVDSVIYVWVNGRFQVFQKIKTFCATDWEMFQIGSRFFLVVANGHRLQGNEPSRYAINSTIYELDLNGQLFVRFQDIITYSAVDWEFFSLGEEHFLIVANSFNGESYSLNSVLYRWQGYEGFVPVHWLPTIGCSDWEFFSSKGESYLIYSSAKEPLSKVFKLKTF; encoded by the exons ATGTCATCGCTGACAtttctgcagctccttctcctgGGGTTAAGGGTCATCAACGCCGCAGACACATGGAGACACTGTACAG ATTTGCTCCCTCTGGATCTTCTGTCTTTTGTCCTGGAGAGGGACACCTCCAGACTCGTGCCCGGGGTGCACATGAAGCAGGCCGGAGGGGTGAGGGGGATACATTTCTCAAGCCCTCATTCCTCCATGAGCTTTCCTTCCTCCCAGCTGCTGGCAAACTGCGACCTCTTCCCAAAAGACTTCTCCATTGTTGGGACTGTAAAAGTCCCACACATTGCCCAAAAG AGAAATGAATACATCTTTTCCATGTCGATGccaaaaacagaagagaaaagagctGTGACGGAGAAGCAGAACATTTTGGAAAGTACTAATAAGAGGAGTATCAGGGAAAgtggagaggaaaagaagaagaagaagaagaagaataagaaggaGGAGAGGCAATTCCAAAGTAACGAGGAACGTGGACAGATTATTTTGGGATTGAGGATTTCGAGAAAATCCTTGCACTTCCTCTTTAAAGGTCACGGAGGGATCGTGGAGCACTGGGTGTTTCGGGGCACCGAGTTGGCTGATAACCAGTGGCACACTCTGGTTTTAACtgttaccagtcaacacgtgaGGCTGTCAGTGGACTGTAACCCGCCACTGGAAAT CGTTCCCACCAGGCCTTTCCCCTCAGACGTCAACATTCAGGGATCCAGATTCCACATCGGCAGCCGGGGAAGATGGAAAGGCTTGTTTTCA GGTTTGTTAAGGCAGCTGGTTCTAGTACCAGGCTCAGACGCCACCCATCAGATCTGCCCATCTTCCAACCCCCAGCTAGCAACTCTGTCAGTACCACCTCTCCTCTTAGACCTGCCCATCACgggaaaggagagagacagcCACCTGACTTCCTCCG ACATGGAGGAGCGAGTGTCAGTGGGTTTGGAGCGTTCGTGCTCTGAGATTCTGCAAGGTCAGCTGTGGTTCAATCCGCTCAAGAAAGGCCTCTACCTCTGCGACGGCTCCGTGTGGGTCACCGTGCTGGAGG ATCATAAAAGGCTGGACTACGTGTTGGAACATCAGGTCCTGACCACCAGCTCAGAAACGCATGATATAGAG GTTTTCCGGTTACCGGGCATCGGCCTGATGGCTGCCATGGCTCAACGTTCCAAAGCTTCTGGCTCTGCTGTGTATCTGTGGACCCACTCGGGATTCAAAGTCTACCAGAATATCTCCACACATGAAGCCCTAGCCTGGAGACACTTCAACATAGGAAAGAAA atatttctGGTGGTGTCTAACTCTGGGGAAGAGATGGACAAACGCTTTAACAAAGAGTCTGGGACTGacttttctgtgatttacaaGTGgagcaagaaaagaaaacagtttgtGCGGTTCCAGTCTCTGCAGACCTACTCTGCCCGGGACTGGGAGGCTTTTGCCATCAAGCAACACACCTATCTCGCTGTGGCCAATCATAGACAAG ggaataATAATCACACAATTGACAGTGTGATATACAAGTGGAACAGGTTAACAAAGGCTTTTGAGGTTCACCAGACACTGACGACCTTGGGGGCCTACGACTGGGAGTTCTTCACCGTTGGACCCTACCATTTCCTGGTGGTTGCAAATGCTTTCGATGGAGTTACCACAGCTGTAGACTCTGTCATCTACGTTTGGGTCAATGGACGCTTCCAGGTGTTCCAGAAAATTAAG ACGTTCTGCGCCACAGACTGGGAAATGTTTCAGATTGGCAGCAGATTCTTCTTGGTTGTTGCAAACGGACACAGACTCCAAGGTAACGAACCAAGTCGATATGCCATCAACTCCACCATCTACGAACTGGACCTGAATGGACAGCTGTTTGTCCGCTTCCAGGATATTATCACCTACAG TGCAGTGGACTGGGAATTCTTCAGCCTCGGGGAGGAGCATTTTCTGATCGTGGCTAACTCCTTTAACGGAGAATCCTACTCCCTGAACAGCGTTCTCTACAG ATGGCAGGGATATGAAGGCTTTGTTCCTGTTCATTGGCTCCCAACCATCGGGTGCAGTGACTGGGAGTTTTTCAGCTCCAAGGGAGAATCCTATCTGATCTACTCTAGTGCCAAAGAGCCTCTCTCCAAAGTGTTCAAGCTCAAAACCttttag
- the usp40 gene encoding ubiquitin carboxyl-terminal hydrolase 40, protein MFGNLFEEEEDEGGSSSTRLLPKGGDEPPPARGRSDLCGIKNQGGTCYLNSLLQTLLFTPEFREELFSLGPDELGCLEDKEKPGAKVRLIPLELQRLFSRLLLVDQQSASTAALTDSFGWNSSEGTNQHDVQELNRILFCALEHSLVGTSGSTFIHRLYHGTIVNSIVCKECGNVSQRQEDFLDLTACVCGVLSLEEALWNMFVEEELFEGNNLYRCGQCDRLVTAAKSAKLQKLPPFLTVSLLRFSFDFAKCERYKETGRYSFPLTFNLRPFCEQTDGDDSDYSYDLFSVIIHKGGCYGGHYHVYIRDIDQLGRWEPPEEDCKPKTQRKVKEAFEPRLQEDDPLSVLTAIISQEPSKTVLVDQLGQKLMNMIGSSWNKKFKKTYGPIGKFLQSHNDVFMLVSNATKVALKTNLPSPVTEPPVPAEPTTNSDPSTASDPGAAEQQQGSDQKPEAEPEGSHWFDLNDSTVTSIRESDIEKQFQGKESAYMLFYRKTQLQRPSEALNNPQYKVPFHLIQKAQEENIKLQEMREKFEATNNTVELRLHLAPCYRLDNGALQPADKEPNGGTTLSFDRRHTVGDLRLSIYQMQELWEGDMALTVAKSLPAGLHLYNTLTDDNVSLYSAGIYTNSDLFVWNGREVCGAAILTGAEWEPVLLTVVRPFLDEDVEQEARNGMEYKESGGGFENGGPGLKREARGFAGGVTLGEVKEALGEPKESLLCQEHKGGKMGEQGAGEGGGASGWRVFPPDDMQRTLKELSLKDGDALLVLEPQSFDSSVFSLNGDVVTVTTPSDCRWLQVEFQPHGGGGEGEVEERRKIKVPATGNMLLGEVKQRAMEELQQKAPGAQFCLRQVDCTGKLLPPVCEELSVRDAGVRLMTTLTLCPGNAPKASQLFLNFSVGAAPSTGMEMDIIVEETSTVKECLQSMLDAVGLDGTCWHLRRLDWCEEVGEPLMDEDLSLSELKISSGDSLVVTEGQLPPKGFLKLTMWLYLDPQNAETDFKHTDSVKTGDETQSPSAPLCGGSAVEVRGVGQVEISDEATLEDLKTQVLTLPALQNMFVPTTAFMRVWQLEGGRLARILRGQQLTLRKLKLSCGTDLCVQQLLKEEDLGPKEVLLTVRMGVPGERSYYPPEELLWDASRDSSPRSLRTCLAAHYGLSPDSLLLAKHQPDKHTWEDISNWNQQVSKKKKKKRTESLLGAPFHLKDGDTIGIKNLLIDNNRDFVTLEDTQGQQRLREQAEQRRKGEKAAGSDVAAPQKNSGQTKSRKPEVALSINVGEFR, encoded by the exons ATGTTCGGGAATCTGttcgaggaagaggaggatgagggaggcTCCTCTTCCACCCGCCTTCTCCCAAAGGGGGGAGACGAGCCACCTCCCGCCCGAGGAAGGAGCGACCTGTGCGGCATCAAGAACCAGGGAGGGACGTGCTACCTGAACTCTCTACTCCAGACCCTGCTGTTCACCCCCGAGTTCAGAG AGGAGCTGTTCAGTTTGGGGCCAGATGAGTTAGGATGCCTGGAGGACAAGGAGAAACCAGGGGCCAAA GTCCGATTGATCCcactggagctgcagagacTGTTCTCCCGTCTGCTGCTGGTGGACCAGCAGAGCGCCTCCACCGCCGCCCTCACTGACAGCTTCGGTTGGAACAGCAGCGAG GGCACAAATCAACACGATGTGCAGGAGCTGAACAGAATCCTTTTCTGCGCTTTGGAGCACTCTCTTGTGGGAACCAGTGGTAGTACATTTATTCACCGGCTCTACCACGGGACCATTGTCAACAGCATCGTCTGCAAGGAGTGTGGAAACGTCAGCCAGAGACAG GAGGACTTTCTCGACCTGACAGCGTGTGTTTGCGGTGTGTTGAGCCTGGAGGAGGCTTTGTGGAACATGTTTGTGGAGGAGGAGTTGTTTGAAGGAAATAACCTGTACCGCTGTGGACAGTGCGACAGGCTGGTCACGGCTGCCAAG TCTGCAAAGCTGCAGAAGCTTCCTCCATTCTTGACCGTGTCTTTGCTGAGATTCAGCTTCGACTTTGCCAAATGTGAGCGATACAAGGAGACTGGACGCTACAGCTTCCCCCTCACCTTCAACCTGCGGCCATTTTGTGAGCAG ACTGACGGAGACGACTCAGATTACAGCTACGACCTGTTCTCTGTGATTATCCATAAGGGCGGCTGTTATGGTGGCCATTACCACGTTTATATCCGGGACATTGACCAGCTCGGTCGATGGGAGCCTCCG GAGGAGGACTGCAAACCTAAAACTCAGAGGAAAGTCAAGGAAGCGTTTGAGCCCCGTCTCCAAGAAGACgaccctctgtctgtcctcactGCTATAATCTCCCAG GAGCCATCAAAGACTGTCCTGGTGGACCAACTGGGCCAGAAACTCATGAATATGATCGGTTCATCTTGGAACAAAAAGTTCAAAAAAACCTATGGTCCCATAGGAAAG TTCCTGCAGTCCCACAACGATGTGTTCATGTTGGTGTCCAATGCCACCAAGGTAGCACTGAAGACCAACCTTCCCAGCCCAGTGACTGAGCCACCGGTCCCAGCAGAGCCTACCACTAACTCTGATCCTTCGACAGCTTCAGACCCAGGAGCTGCTGAACAACAGCAAGGATCGGACCAGAAGCCAGAAGCTGAACCAGAG GGTAGCCACTGGTTTGACCTTAACGACTCGACGGTGACCTCCATCAGGGAGTCTGACATAGAGAAGCAGTTCCAGGGCAAAGAGAGCGCGTACATGCTGTTCTACAGGAAAACACAGCTGCAGAGGCCCAGTGAAG CTCTGAACAATCCACAATATAAAGTTCCCTTCCACCTCATCCAGAAGGCTCAGGAGGAGAACATCAAACTGCAAGAAATGCG CGAGAAGTTTGAAGCCACCAACAACACAGTGGAGCTGCGTCTGCACCTGGCCCCCTGTTACCGACTTGATAATGGAGCCCTGCAACCAGCGGACAAAGAACCCAACGGAGGCACCACCCTCAGCTTCGATCGTAGACATACCGTAGGAGACCTGCGATTATCTATTTACCAG ATGCAGGAACTCTGGGAAGGAGACATGGCTTTGACTGTGGCCAAGAGTCTTCCAGCAGGTTTACACCTCTACAATACTCTCACAG aTGACAACGtctccctgtacagtgcaggCATTTACACAAACtctgacttgtttgtgtggAACGGCAGAGAG GTGTGTGGCGCCGCGATCCTAACCGGAGCTGAGTGGGAGCCCGTGCTGCTGACTGTAGTCCGTCCCTTTCTGGATGAAGACGTGGAGCAGGAGGCGAGGAATGGGATGGAATATAAGGAGAGCGGAGGTGGTTTTGAAAATGGGGGACCAGGACTTAAGAGGGAGGCGAGAGGGTTTGCAGGCGGCGTGACACTCGGGGAGGTGAAGGAGGCGCTGGGCGAGCCTAAAGAAAGTCTGCTGTGCCAGGAGCATAAGGGAGGAAAGATGGGAGAgcaaggagcaggagagggaggaggggcgaGCGGGTGGAGGGTGTTCCCACCCGACGACATGCAGCGGACGCTGAAGGAGCTGTCACTCAAAGACGGAGACGCGCTGTTGGTGCTGGAGCCACAGTCGTTTGACAGCAG tGTGTTTTCCCTAAATGGAGATGTTGTCACTGTGACTACACCGTCTGACTGCCGCTGGCTGCAGGTGGAGTTTCAACctcatggaggaggaggtgaaggggaggtggaggagagaagaaaaattAAGGTTCCAGCTACAGGAAATATG CTGCTGGGTGAGGTGAAACAAAGGGccatggaggagctgcagcagaaggcTCCAG GTGCTCAGTTCTGTCTGAGACAGGTGGACTGCACAGGGAAACTCCTTCCTCCAG TGTGCGAGGAGCTGAGCGTTCGAGATGCAGGCGTGCGACTCATGACCACACTGACTCTCTGTCCGGGAAATGCCCCCAAGGCATCACAG CTGTTTTTGAATTTCTCTGTGGGAGCAGCGCCCTCTACTGGCATGGAGATGGACATAATTGTGGAGGAAACTTCCACGGTCAAAGAG TGTCTACAGTCAATGCTGGATGCTGTCGGACTCGATG GAACCTGTTGGCACTTGAGGAGGCTCGATTGGTGCGAAGAGGTTGGAGAGCCACTTATGGACGAG GACCTCTCTCTGTCAGAGCTGAAGATCAGCAGCGGAGATTCATTAGTCGTCACAGAAGGACAACTCCCTCCCAAG gGTTTCCTCAAGTTAACCATGTGGCTGTATTTGGATCCCCAAAACGCAGAGACAGATTTTAAACACACTGACAGTGTGAAGACTGGAGATGAAACACAgagtccctctgctcctctgtgtggcGGCAGCGCGGTGGAGGTGAGAGGCGTAGGACAGGTGGAGATATCAGATGAGGCCACACTGGAGGATCTCAAGACTCAG GTGCTGACGCTGCCTGCTCTCCAGAACATGTTTGTGCCCACCACTGCGTTCATGCGTGTGTGgcagctggagggagggaggctggcACGAATCCTCAGAGGACAACAACTAACGCTCAG GAAATTGAAGCTGAGCTGTGGAACAGACCTTTGTGTGCAGCAGCTTCTGAAAGAGGAAGATCTTGG GCCCAAGGAGGTGTTACTAACTGTGAGGATGGGAGTACCAGGGGAGAGGAGTTACTACCCCCCCGAGGAGCTGCTGTGGGATGCCTCCCGGGATTCTTCACCTCGCTCTCTGCGCACATGTCTGGCTGCACATTACGGCCTCTCCCCTGATTCTCTGCTGCTGGCCAAGCACCAGCCAGACAAGCACACCTGGGAAGATATATCCAACTGG AACCAGCAGgtttccaaaaagaaaaagaagaagcgaACAGAATCCCTGCTGGGAGCGCCGTTCCACCTGAAAGATGGCGACACAATCGGCATCAAG AATCTTTTAATCGACAACAACAGGGACTTTGTCACTCTGGAGGACACGCAGGGCCAGCAGAGGCTCCGGGAGCAGGCCGAGCAACGCAGGAAAGG AGAGAAAGCTGCAGGATCTGATGTCGCTGCACCGCAGAAGAATTCTGGACAGACCAAATCTAGGAAGCCGGAGGTGGCGCTGTCAATCAATGTTGGGGAATTCAGATAG
- the sumo3a gene encoding small ubiquitin-related modifier 3-like, with the protein MSEEKPKEGVKTENDHINLKVAGQDGSVVQFKIKRHTPLSKLMKAYCERQGLSIRQIRFRFDGQPINETDTPAQLEMEDEDTIDVFQQQTGGHC; encoded by the exons GAGGGAGTGAAGACCGAGAACGATCACATCAACCTCAAGGTTGCAGGACAGGATGGGTCGGTGGTCCAGTTCAAAATCAAAAGACACACACCCCTCAGCAAACTAATGAAGGCGTACTGTGAACGACAG ggtCTCTCAATAAGGCAGATCAGATTCAGGTTTGATGGGCAGCCTATCAATGAGACGGACACACCTGCACAG ctGGAGATGGAAGATGAAGACACCATAGATGTTTTCCAGCAGCAGACAGGAGGCCACTGCTAA
- the fabp7a gene encoding fatty acid binding protein 7, brain, a, whose amino-acid sequence MVDAFCASWKLVDSHNFDEYMKSLGVGFATRQVGNVTKPTVVISQDGDKVVVKTLSTFRNTEVSSKLGEEFDETTPDDRHVKSTFTMDGDKLVQVQKWDGKETKFVREIKDGKMVMTLTFEGVQAVRTYEKA is encoded by the exons ATGGTCGATGCTTTCTGCGCCTCGTGGAAACTGGTGGACAGCCACAACTTTGATGAGTACATGAAGTCTCTGG GTGTTGGTTTTGCCACAAGACAAGTGGGCAACGTGACCAAACCGACGGTGGTGATCAGCCAGGACGGAGACAAGGTGGTGGTGAAGACCCTGAGCACCTTCAGGAACACCGAGGTCTCCTCCAAGCTGGGAGAGGAGTTCGACGAGACCACGCCTGACGACCGCCACGTCAAA TCGACCTTCACCATGGACGGAGACAAACTTGTGCAGGTGCAGAAGTGGGACGGGAAAGAGACCAAGTTTGTGAGAGAAATCAAGGACGGGAAGATGGTGATG actttgacctttgagggAGTCCAGGCCGTCCGCACGTATGAGAAAGCCTAA